The following coding sequences are from one Arachis hypogaea cultivar Tifrunner chromosome 7, arahy.Tifrunner.gnm2.J5K5, whole genome shotgun sequence window:
- the LOC112701026 gene encoding uncharacterized protein: protein MAILQAQNEKIALKKKQAKQKEKARRSRPKNRKKGGKSRCVGRVELRVWVMSSSFLFHGDFNNIIQEEERRGVTSLPRGQSCSRVDRVLVSLEWLEEFPKKRLRGGPRGLSDHCPLIMTVTRLGGGQRPFRSLDAWFTHNGFLRMVKEECRCLGEIQFMDKLKALTIPLGRWHREHFGEEIRKVDDLVSNGVYDGIMEARRKALVCSCTSTTLASARRRNNRIEALRIQGRLVRNQSRIKVAIQDFYKELYHQEQSPNIGFRDGLVRRINEDEATELELMSNADEIKSAVWDCESSKAPESDGYNMNFIKKCWEEVGREFTDAVMGFFHSALLPAGSNDTWVALAPKFTGATEIRSYPRCWFGGCEK from the exons ATGGCGATACTTCAGGCTCAGAATGAGAAAATAGCACTGAAGAAAAAGCAGgctaaacaaaaagagaaagctCGAAGGAGTCgtccaaaaaacagaaaaaag GGAGGAAAAAGTCGTTGTGTGGGAAGAGTTGAGCTTCGTGTCTGGGTTATGTCAAGTTCCTTTCTGTTTCATGGGGACTTCAACAATAttattcaagaggaagaaagacgAGGGGTTACTTCCTTGCCGAG GGGCCAGTCATGTAGTCGGGTTGATAGAGTCCTGGTTAGTCTTGAGTGGTTAGAAGAGTTCCCTAAAAAAAGGCTACGAGGAGGCCCAAGAGGTTTGTCAGATCATTGTCCACTGATCATGACTGTCACAAGGTTGGGAGGAGGGCAGCGACCTTTTCGGAGTCTGGATGCATGGTTTACTCATAATGGGTTTTTGAGGATGGTGAAGGAGGAATGCAGGTGCCTAGGGGAGATTCAGTTCATGGACAAGTTGAAGGCTTTGACGATTCCGTTGGGCAGGTGGCATAGAGAGCACTTTGGAGAGGAGATCAGGAAAGTTGATGATTTGGTCAGCAATGGGGTATATGATGGAATAATGGAGGCTAGAAGGAAGGCGCTTGTGTGCTCAT GTACTTCCACAACTTTAGCCTCGGCTCGGAGAAGAAACAATCGAATTGAGGCCTTAAGGATCCAAGGCCGCTTAGTGCGAAATCAATCTCGGATTAAGGTCGCTATACAGGATTTCTATAAGGAGTTGTACCACCAGGAGCAATCTCCAAATATAGGATTTCGGGACGGGCTGGTAAGGCGAATAAATGAGGACGAGGCAACAGAGCTGGAACTGATGTCGAATGCTGACGAAATTAAGTCTGCAGTGTGGGATTGTGAGTCATCGAAAGCACCAGAGAGTGATGGATATAACATGAATTTTATCAAGAAGTGTTGGGAAGAAGTTGGGCGAGAATTCACGGATGCAGTGATGGGGTTCTTCCATTCAGCACTGCTACCTGCGGGCTCGAATGACACGTGGGTGGCGCTGGCACCAAAATTTACTGGAGCGACAGAAATAAGGTCATATCCAAGGTGTTGGTTTGGAGGATGCGAAAAGTGA